From the genome of Nicotiana sylvestris chromosome 2, ASM39365v2, whole genome shotgun sequence, one region includes:
- the MBP10 gene encoding agamous-like MADS-box protein FUL-L isoform X2, whose amino-acid sequence MKRIENKISRQVTFSKRRLGLLKKTHEISVLCDADVALIVFSAKGKLFEYSTESSMESILERYESYSYAERKLNANDSEPKGLSVNIQEKPKLMSRIELLQRNIRHYMGEDLDSFCLREFHGLEQQLDTALKRIRARKNQLMHESISQSQRKVNYIKISRGPRL is encoded by the exons ATGAAGCGGATCGAGAACAAGATTAGTAGGCAGGTCACTTTCTCAAAGAGAAGGTTAGGTTTGTTGAAGAAGACTCACGAGATCTCCGTCTTGTGTGATGCTGATGTTGCTTTGATTGTTTTCTCTGCCAAAGGCAAGCTCTTTGAGTACTCCACTGAATCCAG CATGGAAAGTATCCTCGAAAGATACGAAAGTTACTCATATGCTGAGAGGAAGTTGAATGCAAATGACTCTGAACCTAAG GGTTTATCCGTGAACATTCAAGAAAAACCAAAGCTCATGTCAAGGATTGAACTTCTACAAAGAAATATAAG GCATTATATGGGAGAGGATCTGGATTCCTTCTGTCTGCGAGAGTTTCATGGTTTAGAGCAACAACTTGATACAGCTTTGAAGCGAATACGCGCCAGGAAG AACCAACTGATGCATGAGTCCATTTCCCAGTCGCAGAGAAAggtcaattatataaaaatatctcGTG GGCCTCGCTTATGA
- the MBP10 gene encoding truncated transcription factor CAULIFLOWER D isoform X3, giving the protein MKRIENKISRQVTFSKRRLGLLKKTHEISVLCDADVALIVFSAKGKLFEYSTESSMESILERYESYSYAERKLNANDSEPKGLSVNIQEKPKLMSRIELLQRNIRHYMGEDLDSFCLREFHGLEQQLDTALKRIRARKGLAYEKQRVCHHQKRGICWPK; this is encoded by the exons ATGAAGCGGATCGAGAACAAGATTAGTAGGCAGGTCACTTTCTCAAAGAGAAGGTTAGGTTTGTTGAAGAAGACTCACGAGATCTCCGTCTTGTGTGATGCTGATGTTGCTTTGATTGTTTTCTCTGCCAAAGGCAAGCTCTTTGAGTACTCCACTGAATCCAG CATGGAAAGTATCCTCGAAAGATACGAAAGTTACTCATATGCTGAGAGGAAGTTGAATGCAAATGACTCTGAACCTAAG GGTTTATCCGTGAACATTCAAGAAAAACCAAAGCTCATGTCAAGGATTGAACTTCTACAAAGAAATATAAG GCATTATATGGGAGAGGATCTGGATTCCTTCTGTCTGCGAGAGTTTCATGGTTTAGAGCAACAACTTGATACAGCTTTGAAGCGAATACGCGCCAGGAAG GGCCTCGCTTATGAAAAGCaaagagtttgtcatcatcaaaaaaggggaatttgttggcccaagtga
- the LOC138885612 gene encoding protein MAIN-LIKE 2-like, which produces MRAQFLDMMMHFTGYRPQGDAGGSRVALSAIRDHMAFLHPDITGETEDLHIERYMELALLLLFGCVLLPNTSGSKVSMRFLHHLQKLDGLPQYSWGAAVFAYLYRSMCRASMGPAVDICGFLPLLQVWAWQRIMSLQPPLPALTPGYWASSPLPVGTGDAAAYRHPYSL; this is translated from the exons ATGCGTGCACAATTTTTGGATATGATGATGCATTTTACTGGTTATAGACCTCAGGGTGACGCTGGGGGCAGTCGCGTTGCTTTGTCAGCCATCAGAGATCATATGGCGTTTTTGCACCCAGACATTACCGGCGAGACGGAGGATCTCCATATTGAGAGGTACATGGAGTTGGCGCTGCTCCTGCTTTTCGGGTGTGTCTTGTtaccgaacacttcggggagtaaagtgagtatgcgctttcTCCATCATCTTCAGAAGTTGGATGGTTTACCCCAGTATAGTTGGGGTGCTGCTGTTTTTGCATACCTGTATAGGAGCATGTGTCGGGCGAGCATGGGCCCAGcggtggacatatgtggttttctgcccctcctacag gtttgggcctggcagcggatcatgtcgttgcagccacctctaccagcACTTACGCCTG gctattgggcatcatcacctttaccagttgggacaggagatgcagcAGCATACCGACATCCCTACAGTCTTTGA
- the MBP10 gene encoding truncated transcription factor CAULIFLOWER A isoform X1 — translation MKRIENKISRQVTFSKRRLGLLKKTHEISVLCDADVALIVFSAKGKLFEYSTESSMESILERYESYSYAERKLNANDSEPKGLSVNIQEKPKLMSRIELLQRNIRHYMGEDLDSFCLREFHGLEQQLDTALKRIRARKNQLMHESISQSQRKVNYIKISRANLKQGLAYEKQRVCHHQKRGICWPK, via the exons ATGAAGCGGATCGAGAACAAGATTAGTAGGCAGGTCACTTTCTCAAAGAGAAGGTTAGGTTTGTTGAAGAAGACTCACGAGATCTCCGTCTTGTGTGATGCTGATGTTGCTTTGATTGTTTTCTCTGCCAAAGGCAAGCTCTTTGAGTACTCCACTGAATCCAG CATGGAAAGTATCCTCGAAAGATACGAAAGTTACTCATATGCTGAGAGGAAGTTGAATGCAAATGACTCTGAACCTAAG GGTTTATCCGTGAACATTCAAGAAAAACCAAAGCTCATGTCAAGGATTGAACTTCTACAAAGAAATATAAG GCATTATATGGGAGAGGATCTGGATTCCTTCTGTCTGCGAGAGTTTCATGGTTTAGAGCAACAACTTGATACAGCTTTGAAGCGAATACGCGCCAGGAAG AACCAACTGATGCATGAGTCCATTTCCCAGTCGCAGAGAAAggtcaattatataaaaatatctcGTG CTAATTTGAAACAGGGCCTCGCTTATGAAAAGCaaagagtttgtcatcatcaaaaaaggggaatttgttggcccaagtga